Proteins from a single region of Paenibacillus sp. BIHB 4019:
- a CDS encoding carbohydrate ABC transporter permease: MGKVISQSKGDKLFNLFNYSIMSIIAIAILYPLYFVFLASFTDPDQVNSGGLLLFPESIYLDGFKKIFAYKPLWDGYLNSIMYTFIGTFINLAVTIPCAYALSRKGLAGKTPIMLLFAFTMFFSGGLIPTYLLISNLGMLNTVWAITLPVAASVWNIIITRTYFQSNIPEELLEASVMDGCSDFRFFFSIALPLSKVIIAVMALFYGIGHWNSFFEPMLYLTSNEKFPLQVILRNLLIMNEAGSRMVIDPMSLAAKQRISEQLKYGVIVVACLPLLIVYPFLQKYFTQGVMIGSIKG, encoded by the coding sequence GTGGGTAAAGTGATAAGCCAATCCAAAGGCGACAAATTATTTAACCTGTTTAATTATTCGATTATGAGCATCATTGCCATCGCTATTTTGTATCCGCTTTACTTCGTGTTTCTGGCTTCTTTCACGGATCCCGATCAAGTGAACAGCGGCGGTTTGCTCCTTTTCCCAGAATCGATCTATCTTGACGGCTTCAAAAAAATATTCGCTTACAAGCCGCTATGGGACGGTTATCTCAATTCCATTATGTATACGTTTATCGGAACCTTCATTAATCTGGCTGTTACCATTCCTTGTGCTTATGCGCTGTCGCGTAAAGGGCTTGCGGGCAAGACGCCCATCATGCTGTTATTTGCCTTCACGATGTTTTTTAGCGGAGGACTCATTCCAACCTATCTGCTCATTTCCAATCTCGGCATGCTTAATACCGTCTGGGCCATCACTTTGCCAGTGGCAGCCTCCGTTTGGAATATCATCATTACGCGAACGTACTTCCAGAGCAACATACCGGAAGAGCTGCTGGAAGCGTCGGTCATGGACGGATGCTCGGACTTTCGATTCTTTTTCTCCATCGCTTTGCCCTTATCGAAGGTCATCATCGCGGTTATGGCGCTTTTTTATGGCATCGGCCATTGGAATTCCTTCTTTGAGCCTATGCTCTATCTAACAAGCAATGAGAAGTTTCCATTGCAGGTTATACTCCGCAATCTGCTGATTATGAATGAAGCGGGTTCTCGCATGGTTATTGATCCGATGTCGCTTGCTGCGAAACAGCGCATATCGGAGCAGCTCAAGTACGGTGTCATCGTTGTGGCTTGCTTGCCGCTGCTCATCGTTTATCCGTTTTTGCAAAAGTATTTCACGCAAGGCGTCATGATCGGATCGATTAAGGGATAA
- a CDS encoding ABC transporter permease subunit: MNKLAPKQVMKSWQLYVLLLPALVYLFLFQYAPMYGIIIAFKNFNPVQGILGSPWIGFKHFETFFNSYVFTNVVVNTLKLSVFSLLIGFPIPILFALLLNQIRRQLFKRFVQTITYAPYFISTVVLVSMLNVFLAPSTGFVNNLITMFGGDAVNFMARAEWFRSVYIASGVWQTMGFSAIIYLAALSGVNPELHEVATVDGATTVRRIWHIDLPSITPTIMILLILGVGSVMAVGWEKAFLMQQGMNLPASEIISTYVYKVGLLNSQYSLATAIGLFNSVINFVLLIVTNFISKKLTQNSLW, encoded by the coding sequence ATGAATAAATTGGCGCCTAAGCAAGTCATGAAAAGCTGGCAATTATATGTGCTGTTATTGCCAGCCTTAGTCTATCTCTTCTTATTTCAATATGCTCCCATGTACGGCATCATCATTGCATTCAAAAATTTCAATCCGGTTCAAGGAATATTGGGAAGCCCTTGGATAGGGTTCAAGCACTTTGAAACCTTTTTTAATTCATATGTATTTACGAATGTCGTAGTCAACACGTTAAAACTTAGCGTTTTTTCGCTTTTGATCGGCTTTCCTATTCCCATTTTATTCGCATTGCTGCTTAATCAAATTCGCAGGCAGCTATTCAAACGCTTCGTGCAGACCATTACCTATGCGCCGTATTTTATTTCCACGGTCGTCCTCGTATCGATGCTCAATGTGTTTTTGGCTCCAAGCACGGGCTTCGTGAACAATCTCATTACGATGTTCGGCGGAGACGCCGTTAATTTCATGGCGCGGGCCGAATGGTTCCGCAGCGTATACATCGCCTCTGGCGTATGGCAGACGATGGGTTTTAGCGCCATCATCTATTTGGCGGCATTAAGCGGGGTTAATCCCGAATTACACGAGGTAGCCACCGTGGACGGAGCCACAACCGTACGGAGGATATGGCATATCGACCTCCCGTCTATTACGCCTACCATTATGATTCTGCTCATTCTCGGCGTCGGCAGCGTCATGGCGGTCGGCTGGGAAAAGGCATTTCTTATGCAGCAAGGAATGAACTTGCCGGCATCGGAGATCATCTCGACTTATGTGTACAAGGTGGGACTTCTGAATTCGCAGTACAGTTTGGCGACTGCCATCGGTTTGTTTAACTCCGTCATCAACTTTGTATTGCTGATTGTGACGAATTTTATTTCCAAAAAACTGACCCAGAACAGTCTGTGGTAA
- a CDS encoding extracellular solute-binding protein, protein MKLTQWTKAFVIGCVSVSLLAGCAESSPANSNNQTNEVESTDPNAPTSITIVRGKDPRNLPVEEMLWFKKYSEVTPTNVKIKWEEIPNESVDEKVNLMLAGNNLPDAFLGTMSIGKVMKNVKSGIFLPIEDYIDDMPYFSKVLEKRPEYRALITAPDGHIYGLPYIEEMFGLITNQGILSIYKPWLDKLNLPVPTTIDEYRDTLKKFVENDMNGNGIKDEIGLALANKNANSGIGSWRNNADFGQFFGLWGQVDRGDSMDLDSNGKIFNTASTEAYKSGIQYLHEMYKEGLIDPEFSITDGPKLQAKLRNEVVTVGSVVHFSVLDVAGEKVAHDYVPVPYLKGPGGEYGGRENLVEMHNPLSFVLTTKTKNPAAVLAWVDKMYDPEWSVQTNWGPLGYQYKKNEKGVMVFDTLKDGLDTYNDMRARNTIQGNTPVAILTDYYDTVVEYPQDAQDILNDMKAVGYLDKHFNDPFIPHTLFYEAETADKMALLSPQVYGLIDTNRRKWIIDGGIEKEWDAYKKELEKAGLPEFIGYVQEAYDRYIANQK, encoded by the coding sequence ATGAAATTAACCCAATGGACGAAAGCCTTTGTAATCGGCTGCGTATCCGTCAGCTTGCTGGCAGGCTGCGCCGAGAGCAGCCCGGCAAACAGCAATAACCAGACAAATGAAGTCGAATCAACGGATCCCAATGCACCAACGAGCATTACGATCGTACGGGGCAAGGATCCCAGAAATTTGCCGGTAGAAGAAATGCTTTGGTTCAAGAAGTATAGCGAGGTGACTCCGACCAATGTCAAAATCAAATGGGAAGAGATACCTAACGAATCCGTCGACGAGAAAGTGAATCTGATGCTGGCTGGAAACAACTTGCCGGATGCGTTTTTAGGTACGATGAGCATCGGGAAAGTGATGAAAAATGTCAAGTCGGGCATTTTCCTTCCGATCGAGGATTATATTGACGACATGCCCTATTTCTCTAAAGTTTTGGAGAAAAGACCCGAGTATCGGGCGTTAATTACAGCGCCGGATGGACATATTTACGGGCTGCCGTATATCGAAGAAATGTTTGGCCTAATTACGAATCAGGGGATTCTTTCTATCTATAAGCCTTGGCTGGACAAATTGAATCTTCCCGTGCCGACGACGATAGACGAGTATCGCGATACGTTAAAGAAATTTGTCGAGAACGACATGAACGGGAATGGCATTAAAGACGAAATCGGGCTGGCTCTTGCCAACAAAAATGCCAATTCCGGTATTGGTTCATGGAGAAATAATGCCGATTTTGGCCAGTTCTTCGGATTATGGGGACAGGTCGATCGCGGCGACAGCATGGACCTGGACAGCAACGGAAAGATTTTCAATACCGCTTCGACGGAAGCCTACAAATCAGGCATTCAATATCTCCATGAAATGTACAAAGAGGGACTCATTGATCCCGAGTTCTCTATCACGGATGGGCCAAAGCTTCAAGCCAAGCTGAGGAACGAAGTAGTGACAGTAGGTTCCGTCGTGCATTTTTCGGTTCTCGATGTCGCGGGCGAGAAGGTAGCCCATGATTATGTTCCCGTTCCGTATTTGAAGGGACCGGGCGGCGAATATGGCGGCAGGGAAAACTTGGTTGAAATGCACAATCCGCTATCATTCGTGTTGACGACCAAGACCAAGAATCCTGCGGCGGTGCTTGCATGGGTCGATAAAATGTATGATCCCGAATGGTCGGTTCAGACGAACTGGGGACCGCTCGGCTACCAATATAAAAAGAACGAGAAGGGCGTTATGGTATTTGATACGTTAAAGGACGGCCTAGATACCTATAACGATATGCGGGCGAGAAATACGATTCAAGGAAATACGCCCGTTGCTATCTTGACGGATTACTACGATACGGTGGTTGAGTATCCGCAGGACGCACAAGATATTTTGAACGATATGAAAGCCGTTGGGTATTTGGATAAGCATTTTAATGATCCGTTTATTCCTCATACTCTTTTTTACGAAGCAGAAACGGCGGATAAAATGGCGCTTCTGTCGCCTCAAGTTTATGGACTAATTGACACGAACCGGAGAAAGTGGATTATTGATGGCGGCATTGAAAAGGAATGGGACGCCTATAAAAAGGAGCTTGAAAAAGCGGGACTGCCCGAGTTTATCGGATATGTGCAAGAAGCGTACGATCGTTACATCGCTAATCAAAAATAG
- a CDS encoding glycoside hydrolase family 32 protein codes for MDLFRPIYHFTPEKNWMNDPNGMVFFNGEYHLFYQHHPDGTTPGPMHWGHAVSADMVNWEHRPIALYPDENGVIFSGSAVVDWEDTTGFFGGKPGLVAIFTHHDKVPGTERVRERQSLAYSSDSGRSWVKYIGNPVLESDRFIDFRDPKVFWHPGTKRWVMILATGRSVCLYHSANLKEWTFGSEFGHNNGLNDGVWECPDLFPLPVDGDSAHTKWVMIVSVGGRAEHAEGSLTQYFIGDFDGQTFVNDNPAGTVLRLDYGSDNYAGVSWSDLPAEDGRRIYLAWMSNHHYCTVTPTDGWRSAMTVPRSLALASQSGSIRLIQKPVRELEILRTPILALEETSLREAHARLADLNLESFEMIAEFHSAEASDVVIKVRASDSQQTVIGYKSEHNEIYLDRTRSGLIGFQENFAVIHSVKLEEESELIKLHVFVDRSSVEVFVNDGIAVITDLIFPDTAATGLGLYDSKDGGAKLRRLELYQLS; via the coding sequence ATGGATTTATTTAGACCAATCTATCATTTTACGCCCGAAAAAAATTGGATGAACGACCCGAACGGCATGGTCTTCTTTAACGGAGAATATCACTTGTTTTACCAGCACCACCCGGACGGCACAACGCCAGGGCCCATGCATTGGGGGCACGCCGTCAGTGCGGATATGGTGAATTGGGAACATCGTCCGATCGCGTTGTATCCGGATGAGAACGGGGTAATCTTCTCCGGAAGCGCGGTGGTAGACTGGGAGGATACGACAGGGTTTTTCGGTGGCAAGCCGGGCTTGGTCGCCATTTTCACCCATCATGACAAAGTGCCGGGAACAGAGCGCGTCAGGGAACGCCAAAGTTTGGCGTACAGCTCCGACTCCGGAAGAAGCTGGGTCAAATATATCGGCAATCCCGTTCTGGAGAGCGATCGGTTCATCGATTTCCGTGACCCCAAAGTGTTTTGGCATCCCGGCACAAAGCGGTGGGTCATGATTCTGGCCACGGGACGATCGGTCTGTCTATACCACTCCGCCAATTTGAAGGAATGGACCTTTGGCAGCGAATTTGGACACAATAACGGACTGAACGACGGGGTATGGGAATGTCCAGACTTGTTTCCACTGCCTGTCGATGGAGATTCTGCCCATACGAAATGGGTCATGATCGTCAGCGTCGGAGGAAGAGCCGAGCATGCCGAAGGGTCGCTCACCCAGTATTTTATCGGGGACTTCGATGGACAGACCTTTGTGAACGATAACCCTGCTGGCACCGTACTTCGGCTGGATTACGGCAGCGACAATTACGCAGGGGTCAGCTGGTCCGATCTTCCAGCGGAAGATGGACGCCGGATTTATCTGGCATGGATGAGCAATCATCACTATTGCACCGTTACCCCGACAGATGGATGGCGAAGCGCGATGACCGTTCCAAGGAGCTTGGCATTGGCATCCCAAAGCGGCAGCATTCGGCTGATTCAGAAGCCCGTCCGCGAATTGGAAATTCTTCGAACGCCTATTTTGGCGCTAGAGGAAACATCCCTCAGGGAAGCACACGCGCGTCTGGCGGACTTGAACCTTGAAAGCTTTGAAATGATTGCGGAATTTCATTCCGCCGAAGCCTCGGATGTCGTTATAAAGGTCAGAGCGTCGGATTCCCAGCAAACGGTAATTGGCTATAAATCCGAACACAATGAAATCTATTTAGACCGTACACGGTCCGGATTAATTGGCTTTCAAGAGAATTTTGCCGTCATTCATTCGGTGAAGCTTGAGGAGGAGAGCGAACTAATCAAGCTGCATGTCTTTGTGGATCGCTCCTCGGTAGAGGTGTTCGTCAATGATGGGATTGCCGTTATAACCGACCTCATATTTCCCGATACCGCGGCAACCGGATTGGGGTTATATGATTCCAAGGACGGTGGAGCTAAGCTCCGGCGGCTTGAACTGTATCAGTTAAGTTAG
- a CDS encoding class I SAM-dependent methyltransferase, translated as MSSRIWPMSGIVAACPRCKAALDDSVESWVCPACLHSYYPVEGRTYRLMLDDERKSEHKDSVKRMFTSIHETLEASGLSRFSTFVNWGYADLEEREELQAHAVHRNSVRLLREAIGDTGVTGKDVLEIACGRGGNVAALCKEFHPKSVVGMDLTEVNVLFCQNRNRHENAYFFVGDAELLPIGTASCDIVLTIEAADLFPNVHRFYEEVYRVLKPGGTFIYADDLPLSKFEEGEQYLRGVGFDFAFEKDITENVLLSSDLTGNRRYSTLQRDHEMEGALLESIGLPGTRIYDEMREGTRKYKLARLVKPNDKRTGG; from the coding sequence ATGAGCAGCCGGATTTGGCCTATGTCCGGCATTGTAGCTGCATGTCCCCGTTGCAAGGCAGCATTGGACGACAGCGTCGAATCGTGGGTATGCCCCGCCTGTCTTCATTCTTATTATCCTGTTGAAGGGAGAACTTATCGATTGATGCTCGATGACGAGCGAAAATCGGAGCACAAGGACTCCGTTAAACGGATGTTTACCTCGATACACGAGACGTTGGAAGCAAGCGGGTTATCTCGTTTCTCCACATTCGTGAATTGGGGATATGCGGACTTAGAGGAACGCGAAGAGCTTCAGGCGCATGCCGTTCACCGGAACTCGGTTCGTCTGCTGCGGGAAGCGATCGGAGACACTGGCGTTACCGGCAAAGACGTGCTGGAAATCGCATGCGGCAGGGGCGGCAACGTGGCTGCGCTCTGTAAGGAGTTTCATCCCAAAAGCGTCGTAGGTATGGATTTGACCGAAGTGAACGTCTTGTTCTGCCAAAATCGAAACCGTCATGAGAACGCTTACTTCTTTGTCGGAGACGCCGAGCTGCTGCCTATCGGCACAGCTTCCTGCGATATTGTGCTGACGATTGAAGCCGCGGATTTGTTTCCTAATGTGCACCGCTTTTACGAGGAGGTGTACCGCGTATTGAAGCCTGGCGGCACGTTCATTTATGCCGACGATCTTCCCCTGTCCAAATTTGAAGAGGGAGAGCAATATTTGCGAGGTGTTGGATTCGACTTCGCGTTCGAAAAGGACATTACGGAAAATGTGTTATTATCCAGCGATTTGACGGGGAATAGACGCTATTCTACTTTGCAAAGGGATCATGAAATGGAAGGCGCTTTGCTGGAGTCGATCGGGCTGCCGGGAACGAGAATTTACGACGAGATGCGAGAAGGCACGCGCAAATATAAATTGGCAAGACTCGTCAAACCGAATGACAAACGAACTGGAGGCTAA